The following proteins are co-located in the Syngnathus scovelli strain Florida chromosome 5, RoL_Ssco_1.2, whole genome shotgun sequence genome:
- the sh3d19 gene encoding SH3 domain-containing protein 19 isoform X3: MAEVRRGEEEDHTEIHHAINQATDHLDRNKADLFQHWRPEIISAEALDDDNWFSNAFSEFFSSPPQSIWSSGIQVIQEKTREEHIVQPTAAPRRAFYCSAATCYTQTDPDKEKPAGKKPQKPPKPSLTGPESSWKSGPQKSQERRDSSDQCNRSVTVHWETTVQPDSTSFSVPSFEPRPVPRPRVKSRKQTEDNFQTLFKLEDDDLLTVARDSNRYLKQLLEVFSPNGDQENQEEQLHGEMNSHRNIQSKIQAFESQLAPEPASASEPIRPQPPPRKAVGPPVSAKPPLASQKPAGNPVREELETLLTKGGPGFRSRPPSLTRDYSIHDEEPPLPPRRPAEPTKEPLKANLNINNHNSAASDYAVTPANPAPIKARPSLTRRPTTIRVPSQISTESLQGNPPPLPVRTPVGDPPPLPVRVPVGNPPPLPGLAPVSPRNTAPVPKQKSLPSISTQQGPLSVKRAPSLPNRHQSIKRTLPPRPPPAKPGPGRPPPPSVQAAKPSKGFLLPPRPVQGHRLYDKFTLPHTPDSTGEPSFQAAGPTGKKENGQIVQALHDFTPEGPGELGLKAGDIITMVERVNGEWCKGTCKGSTGYFPVNFVKVMSGAPPKPVPDKKPKPLSAKVSGPRCVARFDFAGESGEELSFAEGDVIQLQAYEGNEWARGQLGAASGIFPLNFVEVVEDLPPVPARQQSRATVKKVALPGMVSNQSEALKPAQSSVEWAQARHDFEGEAEDELSFKRGDSILVTKHIDDEWSCGRLNGKEGIFPKAFVESRTAGPTSPPEGVKGRAMYDFTSDCDEELSLQIGDIITNLESMDDEWFLGDLRGKRALVPKNYIQVL, encoded by the exons ATGGCTGAAGTGAGGCGCGGAGAAGAAGAGGACCATACTGAAATTCACCACGCCATCAACCAAGCAACAG ATCATCTTGACAGAAACAAAGCAGACCTTTTCCAACACTG GCGACCGGAGATCATCTCAGCGGAAGCTCTGGATGACGACAACTGGTTCTCAAACGCATTTTCCGAGTTCTTTTCTTCACCCCCTCAATCCATCTGGTCCTCAGGCATCCAG GTGATTCAAGAAAAGACCAGAGAGGAGCACATTGTTCAGCCCACTGCTGCCCCTCGACGTGCTTTTTACTGTAGCGCCGCGACCTGCTATACACAGACTGACCCCGACAAGGAGAAACCAGCCG GTAAAAAGCCGCAAAAACCTCCAAAACCATCCTTGACTGGACCTGAAAGTTCTTGGAAAAGTGGTCCACAAAAGTCGCAAGAAAGACGGGACTCAAGCGATCAGTGCAACAGATCGGTCACCGTCCACTGGGAGACCACCGTGCAACCGGACTCAACGAGTTTTTCTGTTCCTAGCTTCGAGCCAAGACCTGTCCCGCGTCCTCGTGTAAAATCCAGAAAACAGACAGAAGATAACTTTCAGACATTGTTCAAACTTGAAGATGATGATCTCCTGACCGTTGCTAGAGACTCAAATAGGTATCTGAAGCAGCTGCTGGAGGTCTTTAGTCCCAACGGAGACCAAGAAAATCAGGAGGAACAACTTCATGGCGAGATGAACAGTCATCGAAACATCCAGTCCAAGATCCAGGCCTTCGAGAGCCAGCTCGCCCCTGAGCCTGCGAGTGCCTCAGAACCGATCAGACCGCAGCCTCCACCCAGAAAGGCTGTGGGGCCACCAGTGTCCGCTAAACCTCCCCTGGCATCTCAGAAACCCGCCGGAAATCCCGTGCGAGAAGAATTGGAGACCCTGCTCACAAAGGGGGGACCCGGGTTCCGCTCGCGCCCCCCGTCGTTGACAAGAGACTACAGCATCCACGACGAGGAGCCACCTTTGCCGCCGAGACGGCCGGCGGAGCCGACCAAGGAACCGCTGAAGGCCAACCTCAACATCAACAACCACAACTCCGCCGCTAGCGACTATGCCGTCACTCCGGCAA ATCCCGCTCCTATCAAAGCGAGACCGTCTCTAACAAGAAGGCCCACCACTATTCGAGTCCCCAGCCAAATCT CCACAGAGAGTCTTCAGGGCAATCCTCCTCCACTTCCAGTTCGGACACCTGTCGGcgatcctcctcctcttccagttCGAGTACCTGTGGGCAATCCTCCTCCACTTCCAGGTCTGGCACCTGTCAGCCCCCGAAACACGGCACCCGTGCCCAAGCAAAAGTCCTTACCCAGCATCTCAACCCAG CAGGGACCGTTAAGTGTCAAGCGGGCTCCGTCGCTGCCAAATCG GCATCAGAGCATAAAAAGAACGCTCCCACCGCGCCCACCTCCAGCAAAACCCGGTCCGGGACGACCGCCGCCGCCAAGCGTGCAGGCTGCCAAGCCCTCCAAAGGTTTCCTTCTCCCTCCCAGACCTGTCCAGGGTCATCGTCTCTATGACAAATTCACA CTTCCACACACCCCAGACTCCACCGGAGAACCGTCATTCCAG GCTGCAGGTCCCACTGGCAAGaaagaaaatggacaaatcgtTCAAGCCTTACATGACTTCACTCCAG AGGGTCCAGGAGAGCTGGGCTTGAAGGCCGGTGACATCATCACCATGGTGGAGCGTGTGAATGGTGAATGGTGCAAGGGGACTTGTAAAGGATCCACTGGTTACTTCCCAGTTAACTTTGTCAAAGTGATG TCAGGTGCACCACCCAAACCTGTCCCGGATAAGAAACCAAAACCACTTTCTGCTAAAGTCAG CGGTCCAAGATGCGTGGCCCGCTTTGATTTCGCCGGTGAGAGCGGCGAGGAGTTATCGTTCGCGGAGGGCGACGTGATCCAGCTGCAGGCCTACGAGGGCAACGAGTGGGCCCGCGGCCAGTTGGGCGCCGCTTCTGGAattttccctctcaactttgtAGAAGTTGTGGAAGATCTGCCGCCAGTCCCCGCTAGGCAGCAAAGTCGGGCTACTGTCAAGAAGGTCGCATTGCCAG GCATGGTCAGTAATCAGTCAGAAGCTCTCAAGCCAGCTCAG TCGTCGGTGGAATGGGCGCAGGCTCGACACGACTTTGAGGGCGAGGCGGAGGACGAGCTGTCTTTCAAGCGAGGCGATAGCATCCTCGTGACCAAGCACATCGATGACGAGTGGAGCTGCGGAAGACTCAACGGCAAAGAAGGAATCTTTCCGAAGGCTTTTGTGGAGAGTCGCACAG
- the sh3d19 gene encoding SH3 domain-containing protein 19 isoform X2, producing MAEVRRGEEEDHTEIHHAINQATDHLDRNKADLFQHWRPEIISAEALDDDNWFSNAFSEFFSSPPQSIWSSGIQPPPSYDQVIQEKTREEHIVQPTAAPRRAFYCSAATCYTQTDPDKEKPAGKKPQKPPKPSLTGPESSWKSGPQKSQERRDSSDQCNRSVTVHWETTVQPDSTSFSVPSFEPRPVPRPRVKSRKQTEDNFQTLFKLEDDDLLTVARDSNRYLKQLLEVFSPNGDQENQEEQLHGEMNSHRNIQSKIQAFESQLAPEPASASEPIRPQPPPRKAVGPPVSAKPPLASQKPAGNPVREELETLLTKGGPGFRSRPPSLTRDYSIHDEEPPLPPRRPAEPTKEPLKANLNINNHNSAASDYAVTPANPAPIKARPSLTRRPTTIRVPSQISTESLQGNPPPLPVRTPVGDPPPLPVRVPVGNPPPLPGLAPVSPRNTAPVPKQKSLPSISTQGPLSVKRAPSLPNRHQSIKRTLPPRPPPAKPGPGRPPPPSVQAAKPSKGFLLPPRPVQGHRLYDKFTLPHTPDSTGEPSFQAAGPTGKKENGQIVQALHDFTPEGPGELGLKAGDIITMVERVNGEWCKGTCKGSTGYFPVNFVKVMSGAPPKPVPDKKPKPLSAKVSGPRCVARFDFAGESGEELSFAEGDVIQLQAYEGNEWARGQLGAASGIFPLNFVEVVEDLPPVPARQQSRATVKKVALPGMVSNQSEALKPAQSSVEWAQARHDFEGEAEDELSFKRGDSILVTKHIDDEWSCGRLNGKEGIFPKAFVESRTAGPTSPPEGVKGRAMYDFTSDCDEELSLQIGDIITNLESMDDEWFLGDLRGKRALVPKNYIQVL from the exons ATGGCTGAAGTGAGGCGCGGAGAAGAAGAGGACCATACTGAAATTCACCACGCCATCAACCAAGCAACAG ATCATCTTGACAGAAACAAAGCAGACCTTTTCCAACACTG GCGACCGGAGATCATCTCAGCGGAAGCTCTGGATGACGACAACTGGTTCTCAAACGCATTTTCCGAGTTCTTTTCTTCACCCCCTCAATCCATCTGGTCCTCAGGCATCCAG CCCCCACCATCCTATGACCAGGTGATTCAAGAAAAGACCAGAGAGGAGCACATTGTTCAGCCCACTGCTGCCCCTCGACGTGCTTTTTACTGTAGCGCCGCGACCTGCTATACACAGACTGACCCCGACAAGGAGAAACCAGCCG GTAAAAAGCCGCAAAAACCTCCAAAACCATCCTTGACTGGACCTGAAAGTTCTTGGAAAAGTGGTCCACAAAAGTCGCAAGAAAGACGGGACTCAAGCGATCAGTGCAACAGATCGGTCACCGTCCACTGGGAGACCACCGTGCAACCGGACTCAACGAGTTTTTCTGTTCCTAGCTTCGAGCCAAGACCTGTCCCGCGTCCTCGTGTAAAATCCAGAAAACAGACAGAAGATAACTTTCAGACATTGTTCAAACTTGAAGATGATGATCTCCTGACCGTTGCTAGAGACTCAAATAGGTATCTGAAGCAGCTGCTGGAGGTCTTTAGTCCCAACGGAGACCAAGAAAATCAGGAGGAACAACTTCATGGCGAGATGAACAGTCATCGAAACATCCAGTCCAAGATCCAGGCCTTCGAGAGCCAGCTCGCCCCTGAGCCTGCGAGTGCCTCAGAACCGATCAGACCGCAGCCTCCACCCAGAAAGGCTGTGGGGCCACCAGTGTCCGCTAAACCTCCCCTGGCATCTCAGAAACCCGCCGGAAATCCCGTGCGAGAAGAATTGGAGACCCTGCTCACAAAGGGGGGACCCGGGTTCCGCTCGCGCCCCCCGTCGTTGACAAGAGACTACAGCATCCACGACGAGGAGCCACCTTTGCCGCCGAGACGGCCGGCGGAGCCGACCAAGGAACCGCTGAAGGCCAACCTCAACATCAACAACCACAACTCCGCCGCTAGCGACTATGCCGTCACTCCGGCAA ATCCCGCTCCTATCAAAGCGAGACCGTCTCTAACAAGAAGGCCCACCACTATTCGAGTCCCCAGCCAAATCT CCACAGAGAGTCTTCAGGGCAATCCTCCTCCACTTCCAGTTCGGACACCTGTCGGcgatcctcctcctcttccagttCGAGTACCTGTGGGCAATCCTCCTCCACTTCCAGGTCTGGCACCTGTCAGCCCCCGAAACACGGCACCCGTGCCCAAGCAAAAGTCCTTACCCAGCATCTCAACCCAG GGACCGTTAAGTGTCAAGCGGGCTCCGTCGCTGCCAAATCG GCATCAGAGCATAAAAAGAACGCTCCCACCGCGCCCACCTCCAGCAAAACCCGGTCCGGGACGACCGCCGCCGCCAAGCGTGCAGGCTGCCAAGCCCTCCAAAGGTTTCCTTCTCCCTCCCAGACCTGTCCAGGGTCATCGTCTCTATGACAAATTCACA CTTCCACACACCCCAGACTCCACCGGAGAACCGTCATTCCAG GCTGCAGGTCCCACTGGCAAGaaagaaaatggacaaatcgtTCAAGCCTTACATGACTTCACTCCAG AGGGTCCAGGAGAGCTGGGCTTGAAGGCCGGTGACATCATCACCATGGTGGAGCGTGTGAATGGTGAATGGTGCAAGGGGACTTGTAAAGGATCCACTGGTTACTTCCCAGTTAACTTTGTCAAAGTGATG TCAGGTGCACCACCCAAACCTGTCCCGGATAAGAAACCAAAACCACTTTCTGCTAAAGTCAG CGGTCCAAGATGCGTGGCCCGCTTTGATTTCGCCGGTGAGAGCGGCGAGGAGTTATCGTTCGCGGAGGGCGACGTGATCCAGCTGCAGGCCTACGAGGGCAACGAGTGGGCCCGCGGCCAGTTGGGCGCCGCTTCTGGAattttccctctcaactttgtAGAAGTTGTGGAAGATCTGCCGCCAGTCCCCGCTAGGCAGCAAAGTCGGGCTACTGTCAAGAAGGTCGCATTGCCAG GCATGGTCAGTAATCAGTCAGAAGCTCTCAAGCCAGCTCAG TCGTCGGTGGAATGGGCGCAGGCTCGACACGACTTTGAGGGCGAGGCGGAGGACGAGCTGTCTTTCAAGCGAGGCGATAGCATCCTCGTGACCAAGCACATCGATGACGAGTGGAGCTGCGGAAGACTCAACGGCAAAGAAGGAATCTTTCCGAAGGCTTTTGTGGAGAGTCGCACAG
- the sh3d19 gene encoding SH3 domain-containing protein 19 isoform X1: MAEVRRGEEEDHTEIHHAINQATDHLDRNKADLFQHWRPEIISAEALDDDNWFSNAFSEFFSSPPQSIWSSGIQPPPSYDQVIQEKTREEHIVQPTAAPRRAFYCSAATCYTQTDPDKEKPAGKKPQKPPKPSLTGPESSWKSGPQKSQERRDSSDQCNRSVTVHWETTVQPDSTSFSVPSFEPRPVPRPRVKSRKQTEDNFQTLFKLEDDDLLTVARDSNRYLKQLLEVFSPNGDQENQEEQLHGEMNSHRNIQSKIQAFESQLAPEPASASEPIRPQPPPRKAVGPPVSAKPPLASQKPAGNPVREELETLLTKGGPGFRSRPPSLTRDYSIHDEEPPLPPRRPAEPTKEPLKANLNINNHNSAASDYAVTPANPAPIKARPSLTRRPTTIRVPSQISTESLQGNPPPLPVRTPVGDPPPLPVRVPVGNPPPLPGLAPVSPRNTAPVPKQKSLPSISTQQGPLSVKRAPSLPNRHQSIKRTLPPRPPPAKPGPGRPPPPSVQAAKPSKGFLLPPRPVQGHRLYDKFTLPHTPDSTGEPSFQAAGPTGKKENGQIVQALHDFTPEGPGELGLKAGDIITMVERVNGEWCKGTCKGSTGYFPVNFVKVMSGAPPKPVPDKKPKPLSAKVSGPRCVARFDFAGESGEELSFAEGDVIQLQAYEGNEWARGQLGAASGIFPLNFVEVVEDLPPVPARQQSRATVKKVALPGMVSNQSEALKPAQSSVEWAQARHDFEGEAEDELSFKRGDSILVTKHIDDEWSCGRLNGKEGIFPKAFVESRTAGPTSPPEGVKGRAMYDFTSDCDEELSLQIGDIITNLESMDDEWFLGDLRGKRALVPKNYIQVL; the protein is encoded by the exons ATGGCTGAAGTGAGGCGCGGAGAAGAAGAGGACCATACTGAAATTCACCACGCCATCAACCAAGCAACAG ATCATCTTGACAGAAACAAAGCAGACCTTTTCCAACACTG GCGACCGGAGATCATCTCAGCGGAAGCTCTGGATGACGACAACTGGTTCTCAAACGCATTTTCCGAGTTCTTTTCTTCACCCCCTCAATCCATCTGGTCCTCAGGCATCCAG CCCCCACCATCCTATGACCAGGTGATTCAAGAAAAGACCAGAGAGGAGCACATTGTTCAGCCCACTGCTGCCCCTCGACGTGCTTTTTACTGTAGCGCCGCGACCTGCTATACACAGACTGACCCCGACAAGGAGAAACCAGCCG GTAAAAAGCCGCAAAAACCTCCAAAACCATCCTTGACTGGACCTGAAAGTTCTTGGAAAAGTGGTCCACAAAAGTCGCAAGAAAGACGGGACTCAAGCGATCAGTGCAACAGATCGGTCACCGTCCACTGGGAGACCACCGTGCAACCGGACTCAACGAGTTTTTCTGTTCCTAGCTTCGAGCCAAGACCTGTCCCGCGTCCTCGTGTAAAATCCAGAAAACAGACAGAAGATAACTTTCAGACATTGTTCAAACTTGAAGATGATGATCTCCTGACCGTTGCTAGAGACTCAAATAGGTATCTGAAGCAGCTGCTGGAGGTCTTTAGTCCCAACGGAGACCAAGAAAATCAGGAGGAACAACTTCATGGCGAGATGAACAGTCATCGAAACATCCAGTCCAAGATCCAGGCCTTCGAGAGCCAGCTCGCCCCTGAGCCTGCGAGTGCCTCAGAACCGATCAGACCGCAGCCTCCACCCAGAAAGGCTGTGGGGCCACCAGTGTCCGCTAAACCTCCCCTGGCATCTCAGAAACCCGCCGGAAATCCCGTGCGAGAAGAATTGGAGACCCTGCTCACAAAGGGGGGACCCGGGTTCCGCTCGCGCCCCCCGTCGTTGACAAGAGACTACAGCATCCACGACGAGGAGCCACCTTTGCCGCCGAGACGGCCGGCGGAGCCGACCAAGGAACCGCTGAAGGCCAACCTCAACATCAACAACCACAACTCCGCCGCTAGCGACTATGCCGTCACTCCGGCAA ATCCCGCTCCTATCAAAGCGAGACCGTCTCTAACAAGAAGGCCCACCACTATTCGAGTCCCCAGCCAAATCT CCACAGAGAGTCTTCAGGGCAATCCTCCTCCACTTCCAGTTCGGACACCTGTCGGcgatcctcctcctcttccagttCGAGTACCTGTGGGCAATCCTCCTCCACTTCCAGGTCTGGCACCTGTCAGCCCCCGAAACACGGCACCCGTGCCCAAGCAAAAGTCCTTACCCAGCATCTCAACCCAG CAGGGACCGTTAAGTGTCAAGCGGGCTCCGTCGCTGCCAAATCG GCATCAGAGCATAAAAAGAACGCTCCCACCGCGCCCACCTCCAGCAAAACCCGGTCCGGGACGACCGCCGCCGCCAAGCGTGCAGGCTGCCAAGCCCTCCAAAGGTTTCCTTCTCCCTCCCAGACCTGTCCAGGGTCATCGTCTCTATGACAAATTCACA CTTCCACACACCCCAGACTCCACCGGAGAACCGTCATTCCAG GCTGCAGGTCCCACTGGCAAGaaagaaaatggacaaatcgtTCAAGCCTTACATGACTTCACTCCAG AGGGTCCAGGAGAGCTGGGCTTGAAGGCCGGTGACATCATCACCATGGTGGAGCGTGTGAATGGTGAATGGTGCAAGGGGACTTGTAAAGGATCCACTGGTTACTTCCCAGTTAACTTTGTCAAAGTGATG TCAGGTGCACCACCCAAACCTGTCCCGGATAAGAAACCAAAACCACTTTCTGCTAAAGTCAG CGGTCCAAGATGCGTGGCCCGCTTTGATTTCGCCGGTGAGAGCGGCGAGGAGTTATCGTTCGCGGAGGGCGACGTGATCCAGCTGCAGGCCTACGAGGGCAACGAGTGGGCCCGCGGCCAGTTGGGCGCCGCTTCTGGAattttccctctcaactttgtAGAAGTTGTGGAAGATCTGCCGCCAGTCCCCGCTAGGCAGCAAAGTCGGGCTACTGTCAAGAAGGTCGCATTGCCAG GCATGGTCAGTAATCAGTCAGAAGCTCTCAAGCCAGCTCAG TCGTCGGTGGAATGGGCGCAGGCTCGACACGACTTTGAGGGCGAGGCGGAGGACGAGCTGTCTTTCAAGCGAGGCGATAGCATCCTCGTGACCAAGCACATCGATGACGAGTGGAGCTGCGGAAGACTCAACGGCAAAGAAGGAATCTTTCCGAAGGCTTTTGTGGAGAGTCGCACAG